GAATTACCTATTCCAGATGATATTATTAGTATGGTAAAGAATAGTAATGATGTTATTAATATAAATGAATATAAAGATTTTAATTATTCTATGTTAATAAATGGAAATAATAATTATTTTGAATTAAGACTTTTTAGAGTATCAAAATTAGAATATATTATTAGAATTCAAGATAAAAGTATTTTAGAAGAAAAAAATAATCAAATAAGAGTACAAAATGAATTATTAAAATATATTGTAGATGTAGGAAACGTAGGAATTATTGAGATATCAGAAAATAAAGTAGCTTTTAATGAAAGTATTTTAACAATTTTAAAGTATCCTAAAGAAAATAATATTATTAGTTTTGAAACTTTTAAAAAACTTATTCATATAAATGATTTAGAAAAATTTAATTTTTATTATTTAGATTTTAACAATAGTAAGAATGGATATTTTGAGTATAAATTTAGGATTAAAAGATATGATAATAATTATATATGGTTAATGTTAAAAGCAAAAAAAGAAAAAGAAGAAAAAACTTATAAATTTATAGCTTATGATGTAACAAAATTTAAAACAGAAGAGAACGATATAAAAGAGTTATTAATAAAAGATAATATAACAAAGCTTTATAATAAAACATTCTTTTTAAAAGAATTAGATAATGAATTTAAAAAACTTCGTTCAAATATTAATCTTTTTTCAGTAGTTATGATATACGTAGAAAATTTAAATGATATATTAGAAAATTATGGAATTGATATACGAGATTATGTATTAGAAAAATTTGCAAAACATTTAAAAGATAATCTTAGAGAAGAAGATTTAATAGCTAGATATTCAGAAGATAAATTTGTAATGATACTTAAAAATATTGTAAATAATAATTCTGAAAGTGTAGTTAAAAGAATACTTGATTCTTTTAATATAGAACAAATTGAAGAGGGTTTAAAATGTAAAATTTTATTTTTTGATACAGAAATTTTAGATCAAAATATAAATCTAGAAAAAATTATAGATAATATGGTTGATAAAATATCAACTATTAAAAATAATTTTGAGCATATAAAACCGATAAATAATTAAATTTGAATCTAACTACTGGAGTATTATCTATATATAGCATAAGAAAAATTGTAAGTTTTATATGAATGGTTATGGAGAAAGTAATTTAGAAAAATATATAAAGTTTTTCATATATTAAAGTCCTAATTTTAACATGAACAAGTGTAGAGATAGTTTAGTGATATTTAATAAAACCAAAAAGCTATCATTTTGATAGCTTTTTTATTGTAATAGTAAAATAGTAAAAAAATAAAAATCATAACAAATAAAATTTTATAGCAAAAAAGAAAGGGGAGAAGATGAAAATACTACATTGTTCAGATATACATCTAGGGAAAAGACCTGTCGGAGGGATTGGAGAGTATTCAAATAAAAGGTATGAAGATTATTTTAAATCATTTGAATATATTATAGAGTCTGCTTGTAAAGAAAAAATAGATATTTTTATTATTGCTGGAGACTTTTTTGATAAAAGAGTTATTAATCCGGAAATACTAGAAAAAACAGAGAAAATATTAGAAAAATTAAAGGAAAATGGTATAAAAGTACTTATTATTGAAGGGAATCATGATAATATTATAAAGGGAAATGAAGAAAACTCGTGGATAGTTTACTTAGAAAAAAAAGGTTTATTTAAAAGATTAACTTTTAGTGTAACTTATATAGGAGAAGAGAAAAAATTTGATTTTGATGTTATAAAAATAGGAGATGTTAATTTTTATGGACTTGGATATCCAGGAATATTAGTAAATGAGGCTATGGAAGAACTGTCTAAAAGAGTTAATCCATTAGAAAAAAATATAGTGATAGTACATACAGCTATATCATCTGGAGATTTTTTGCCTGGAACTATTGAAAAGGAAATTATTGATAAATTTCAAGGGAAAGTTATATATATTGCAGGAGGACATTTTCATACACATATAACTTATCCAAAAGAAAATCCTATATTTTTTATACCGGGTGCTAGTGAGTATTGGAATATAAAAAGTGAAATAAACAGAAAAAAAGGATTTATTATTTTTGATACAGAAACAAAAGAATATAAATTTTATGATAGTAAAACTAGAGATATTGTTATTTTAAATATAGAAAATATAAAAGAAGAAGAAGAAGTTTTTCTTAAAATAAATAAAGAAAAAAATAATATAAATATTATTGAAAATGAATCATTATTATTTATAAATATTTCATTAGAAAAAAATATATTTTTAAATACAAATGAAATAGAAAAATTATTTGAAAAAGAAAAACCATTAAAAATATTTATAAATACTAAATATAAAAATAGTTTAAATAATAGAAGTATTAATAGAGAAAATATATCAAATATATATGAAATAGAAAAAGAAGTTATAAAAAATAGCTGGGATAAATTTAGAGATGCTTCAGAAATAGTTGTAGAAACATTAAATAATTTAAAAATACATCAACAAGAGAAAGATAAAGAAAGATTTTTTGAAGTATTTGACCATTTTGTAAATAAAATAATATCAGGTGATAATAATGAAAATAAATAAAATATATTTAGAAAATTATAGAATACATGATAAAAAAGAGATAAATTTTTCTAATGGAGTAAATTTATTACTAGGGAAAAATGGTGCAGGTAAAAGCTCAATATTGGAAGCAATAGGACACACTTTGTTTTCTTCAAAGTTACGGGATAATTCTGCTAAAAATTGTATAAAATATGGAAGGAATAAAGCTATAGTTGAAATAGAGTTTGAAGGAAATGATGGAATAGAATATGTTATAAAAAAAACTATAAAAGTAGTAG
This window of the Hypnocyclicus thermotrophus genome carries:
- a CDS encoding metallophosphoesterase family protein, giving the protein MKILHCSDIHLGKRPVGGIGEYSNKRYEDYFKSFEYIIESACKEKIDIFIIAGDFFDKRVINPEILEKTEKILEKLKENGIKVLIIEGNHDNIIKGNEENSWIVYLEKKGLFKRLTFSVTYIGEEKKFDFDVIKIGDVNFYGLGYPGILVNEAMEELSKRVNPLEKNIVIVHTAISSGDFLPGTIEKEIIDKFQGKVIYIAGGHFHTHITYPKENPIFFIPGASEYWNIKSEINRKKGFIIFDTETKEYKFYDSKTRDIVILNIENIKEEEEVFLKINKEKNNINIIENESLLFINISLEKNIFLNTNEIEKLFEKEKPLKIFINTKYKNSLNNRSINRENISNIYEIEKEVIKNSWDKFRDASEIVVETLNNLKIHQQEKDKERFFEVFDHFVNKIISGDNNENK
- a CDS encoding sensor domain-containing diguanylate cyclase, whose translation is MLLLAEDDIYNFVYTKQKDFFIQIKGNLEILFVNQSFCNAFSIDETQIVGRNLGEYLNEKLKNEIVKEIRYLNKFKPYSKANYKIKFGNSKSVWYEWEYYAILNEEHIVEKYNILAREIKSDKTIENMFFFQNDILKKLSEIKTFGESLKILVDKFKSIEAFDSGILYLYNKEKNIFYLKDYINISEVFLSNKNFYNKIHVDAKSSLDKVVYVEQIDEFKKENIMSIAKIPLKTDENSFGLIVLVSHKNMIIPKALKLIIESMRYQISNIMSKLKYIDELNNTNNMIEKLYDIEGVNFYIFNKSGEIYPLKETLKFEELPIPDDIISMVKNSNDVININEYKDFNYSMLINGNNNYFELRLFRVSKLEYIIRIQDKSILEEKNNQIRVQNELLKYIVDVGNVGIIEISENKVAFNESILTILKYPKENNIISFETFKKLIHINDLEKFNFYYLDFNNSKNGYFEYKFRIKRYDNNYIWLMLKAKKEKEEKTYKFIAYDVTKFKTEENDIKELLIKDNITKLYNKTFFLKELDNEFKKLRSNINLFSVVMIYVENLNDILENYGIDIRDYVLEKFAKHLKDNLREEDLIARYSEDKFVMILKNIVNNNSESVVKRILDSFNIEQIEEGLKCKILFFDTEILDQNINLEKIIDNMVDKISTIKNNFEHIKPINN